Proteins encoded within one genomic window of Micromonospora halotolerans:
- a CDS encoding ABC transporter ATP-binding protein, which translates to METPIEVSGLVKTFGRTRALDGLDLTVRAGEVHGFLGPNGSGKSTTIRVLLGLLRADAGAVRLLGGDPWRDAVALHRRLAYVPGDVTLWPNLSGGEVIDLLGRLRGGLDPKRRAELLESFELDPRKKGRAYSKGNRQKVGLVAALASDVELLILDEPTSGLDPLMEEVFQHWVRRAKQDGRTVLLSSHILAEVEALCDRVTIIRNGRAVESGTLTELRHLHRTSIDAEVTAPLNGLADLPGVHDLRVDCNRVRFDVDTAALDVALRRLTELGVRSLVSTPPTLEELFLRHYEAVPEELTR; encoded by the coding sequence ATGGAAACTCCCATTGAGGTGTCCGGCCTGGTGAAGACCTTCGGCCGGACCCGAGCGCTCGACGGACTCGACCTGACCGTCCGCGCCGGCGAGGTGCACGGCTTCCTGGGCCCCAACGGCTCCGGCAAGTCGACCACCATCCGGGTGCTGCTCGGTCTGCTGCGGGCGGACGCGGGGGCCGTCCGGCTGCTCGGCGGCGACCCCTGGCGGGACGCCGTCGCCCTGCACCGCCGGCTCGCGTACGTGCCCGGCGACGTCACCCTCTGGCCCAACCTGAGCGGCGGCGAGGTGATCGACCTGCTCGGCCGGCTGCGCGGCGGGCTCGACCCGAAGCGCCGGGCCGAGCTGCTGGAGTCCTTCGAGCTGGACCCGCGCAAGAAGGGCCGCGCCTACTCCAAGGGCAACCGGCAGAAGGTCGGCCTGGTGGCCGCGCTCGCCTCCGACGTCGAGCTGCTCATCCTCGACGAGCCCACCTCCGGGCTCGACCCGCTCATGGAGGAGGTCTTCCAGCACTGGGTACGCCGGGCCAAGCAGGACGGCCGCACCGTGCTGCTCTCCAGCCACATCCTGGCCGAGGTGGAGGCGCTCTGCGACCGGGTGACGATCATCCGGAACGGCCGGGCCGTCGAGTCCGGCACCCTCACCGAGCTGCGCCACCTGCACCGCACCTCGATCGACGCCGAGGTGACCGCCCCGCTGAACGGGCTGGCCGACCTGCCCGGCGTGCACGACCTGCGGGTGGACTGCAACCGCGTCCGCTTCGACGTGGACACCGCCGCGCTGGACGTCGCGCTGCGGCGCCTCACCGAGCTGGGCGTCCGCAGCCTGGTCAGCACGCCGCCGACGCTGGAGGAGCTGTTCCTGCGGCACTACGAGGCGGTCCCCGAGGAGCTGACCCGATGA
- a CDS encoding GbsR/MarR family transcriptional regulator: MSTEETMSMTPPRPDEEEVHRFVERMAMAFADVGFPRMAGRVLFTVMSADEPLTAGEIAERLGVSAAAVSGAVRYLTQFAMLVREPVKGSRRDRYRMPANPWYEATITKTGLYKNFIDIAKGGMDALGGRDTPAGERVAEMRDFFLFVQEEIDALGERWRARRAATGHGDPADA, translated from the coding sequence ATGAGCACCGAGGAGACGATGTCGATGACCCCGCCGCGCCCGGACGAGGAAGAGGTCCACCGCTTCGTGGAACGGATGGCGATGGCCTTCGCGGACGTCGGCTTCCCCCGGATGGCCGGCCGGGTGCTCTTCACCGTGATGAGCGCGGACGAGCCGCTCACGGCCGGCGAGATCGCCGAGCGACTGGGGGTCAGCGCGGCGGCCGTGTCCGGCGCCGTGCGCTACCTGACCCAGTTCGCCATGCTGGTCCGCGAGCCGGTCAAGGGCTCCCGGCGGGACCGCTACCGGATGCCGGCCAACCCCTGGTACGAGGCCACCATCACCAAGACCGGCCTCTACAAGAACTTCATCGACATCGCCAAGGGCGGGATGGACGCGCTGGGTGGGCGGGACACCCCGGCGGGCGAGCGGGTGGCCGAGATGCGGGACTTCTTCCTCTTCGTCCAGGAGGAGATCGACGCCCTCGGCGAACGGTGGCGGGCCCGGCGCGCCGCGACGGGACACGGCGACCCGGCCGACGCCTGA
- a CDS encoding response regulator: MTQMAKALLVDDRRENLMALEAILQGLPVQSVAVESGEAALKQLLVDDFAVILLDAQMPDMDGFETATHIKRRERTRHVPIIFLTAADKDAQLALRGYAVGAVDYLTKPFDPWVLRAKVSVFVELWVKTRQLAAQSDLVRERDAQWRVLTDAVDEATALLRADDDAESRERAVDLLEQARWGNNA, from the coding sequence GTGACCCAGATGGCCAAGGCGCTGCTGGTGGACGACCGGCGGGAGAACCTGATGGCCCTGGAGGCGATCCTCCAGGGGCTTCCGGTGCAGTCCGTCGCCGTGGAGAGCGGCGAGGCGGCGCTCAAGCAGCTCCTGGTGGACGACTTCGCGGTGATCCTGCTGGACGCCCAGATGCCGGACATGGACGGCTTCGAGACGGCCACCCACATCAAGCGGCGGGAGCGGACCCGGCATGTGCCGATCATCTTCCTCACCGCCGCGGACAAGGACGCCCAGCTCGCCCTGCGGGGCTACGCGGTCGGCGCGGTCGACTACCTGACCAAGCCCTTCGACCCGTGGGTGCTGCGGGCGAAGGTGTCGGTCTTCGTCGAGCTGTGGGTGAAGACCCGGCAGCTCGCCGCCCAGTCGGACCTGGTGCGGGAGCGCGACGCGCAGTGGCGGGTGCTCACCGACGCGGTGGACGAGGCGACCGCGCTGCTGCGCGCCGACGACGACGCGGAGTCCCGGGAGCGTGCGGTGGACCTGCTGGAGCAGGCCCGCTGGGGCAACAACGCCTGA
- a CDS encoding hybrid sensor histidine kinase/response regulator has translation MTTAKQLVAGDDHEVLLGELVEALRRVRRGDLRVRLPRRAGLAGEVADSFNDVVSLQERQHLDLRRISRVVGRDGRLTERLDDEGLDGSWAEGQRAVNSLIDDLGRPTTEIARVIVAVADGDLSQHMALEIDGRPLRGEYLRIGRTVNTMVDQLSSFADEVTRVAREVGTEGKLGGQADVRGVAGTWKDLTDSVNTMASNLTGQVRSISQVATAVAKGDLSQKITVGARGEVAELADTMNSLTDTLRLFAEQVTRVAREVGTDGKLGGQAEVPNVAGTWKDLTDSVNSMASNLTSQVRNIAQVSTAVARGDLSQKITVAAQGEILELKDTVNTMVDQLSSFADEVTRVAREVGIEGKLGGQAQVRGVSGTWRDLTENVNQLAGNLTSQVRNISQVSTAVAKGDLSQKITVDAQGEILELKNTVNTMVDQLSSFADEVTRVAREVGTEGKLGGQAQVKGVSGTWRDLTDNVNSMASNLTSQVRNIASVTTAVAKGDLGQKITVDARGEILELKSTVNTMVDQLSSFADEVTRVAREVGTEGKLGGQAQVRGVAGTWRDLTDNVNSMASNLTAQVRNIAQVSTAVAKGDLSQKITVDAQGEILELKSTVNTMVDQLSSFADEVTRVAREVGTEGKLGGQAQVKGVSGTWRDLTDNVNSMASNLTSQVRNIASVTTAVAKGDLGQKITVDAQGEILELKNTVNTMVDQLSSFADEVTRVAREVGIEGKLGGQAQVKGVSGTWRDLTENVNQLASTLTTQLRAISQVSTSVTRGDLTQRISVKAQGEVAELKDNINQMIVTLRETTKKNAEQGWLDSNLARIGGLLQGQRDLGEVCRMIMMEVTPLVDAQLGAFFLADSSEGSVRLRLTASYGYVARGHDVTFGPGEGLVGQAALSRRTIRVNTQPDGRLVLRSGLAETPPADLVVLPVLFEGELLGVIEFAGVTTFSDLHLAFLERLVLTIGVAVNTIQANRRTEELLAQSQRLAHEMQEQSAELQRTNAELEDKAKLLSEQKTNIETQNREIELARLGLEEKAQQLTRASAYKSEFLANMSHELRTPLNSLLLLARLLAENPEQNLSAKQIEFARTIHSAGSDLLSLIDDILDLSKIEAGRMDVEPTEIHFSEIRGYVEQAFAPQAEEKGLDFQVRISKDLSPALVTDAQRLQQILRNLLSNAVKFTDNGAVTLRIAPAAENAVFDVPALTNARQVIAFTVIDTGIGISDDKLSLIFEAFQQADGTTSRRYGGTGLGLSISRDLARLLGGTITVSSAPGQGSTFTLFVPDVLAPDAVVAPAPPSPQRAGLPSSLLMPMELPQPQETPATRRLEGVTVLIIDDDVRNVFALTSALELHGMTVLYSDNGADGVRQLAEHPEVDIVLMDAMMPDQDGYETTAQIRRNHRFADLPIVFLTAKAMPGDRESAIAAGGSDYITKPVDLDELIELMASWIGRSRGEETP, from the coding sequence ATGACCACGGCGAAACAACTGGTAGCCGGGGACGACCACGAGGTGCTCCTCGGTGAGCTGGTCGAGGCGCTGCGGCGGGTGCGTCGCGGCGACCTCCGGGTCCGGCTGCCCCGGCGGGCCGGCCTGGCGGGCGAGGTGGCGGACTCCTTCAACGACGTGGTGTCGCTGCAGGAGCGGCAGCACCTGGACCTGCGCCGGATCAGCCGGGTCGTCGGCCGCGACGGCCGGCTGACCGAGCGCCTCGACGACGAGGGCCTGGACGGCTCGTGGGCGGAGGGGCAGCGGGCGGTCAACTCGCTGATCGACGACCTGGGCCGCCCGACCACGGAGATCGCCCGGGTGATCGTGGCGGTGGCCGACGGCGACCTGTCCCAGCACATGGCGCTGGAGATCGACGGCCGTCCGCTGCGCGGTGAGTACCTGCGCATCGGCCGGACCGTGAACACGATGGTCGACCAGCTCTCGTCGTTCGCCGACGAGGTGACCCGGGTGGCCCGGGAGGTGGGCACCGAGGGCAAGCTGGGCGGCCAGGCGGACGTCCGGGGTGTGGCCGGCACCTGGAAGGACCTCACCGACTCGGTGAACACCATGGCGTCGAACCTCACCGGTCAGGTGCGGTCGATCTCCCAGGTGGCGACGGCGGTGGCGAAGGGCGACCTGTCGCAGAAGATCACGGTGGGCGCCCGGGGCGAGGTGGCCGAGCTGGCCGACACGATGAACTCGCTCACCGACACGCTGCGGCTCTTCGCCGAGCAGGTGACCCGGGTGGCCCGCGAGGTGGGCACCGACGGGAAGCTCGGCGGCCAGGCCGAGGTGCCGAACGTGGCCGGCACCTGGAAGGACCTGACCGACAGCGTCAACTCGATGGCGTCGAACCTGACCAGCCAGGTCCGCAACATCGCCCAGGTCTCCACGGCGGTGGCCCGTGGCGACCTGTCCCAGAAGATCACGGTGGCCGCCCAGGGCGAGATCCTGGAGCTGAAGGACACCGTGAACACGATGGTGGACCAGCTCTCGTCGTTCGCCGACGAGGTGACCCGGGTGGCCCGCGAGGTGGGCATCGAGGGCAAGCTGGGCGGCCAGGCCCAGGTACGCGGGGTCTCCGGCACCTGGCGCGACCTCACCGAGAACGTGAACCAGCTCGCCGGCAACCTGACCAGCCAGGTGCGGAACATCTCGCAGGTGTCCACGGCGGTGGCCAAGGGCGATCTGTCGCAGAAGATCACGGTGGACGCCCAGGGCGAGATCCTGGAGCTGAAGAACACCGTGAACACGATGGTGGACCAGCTGTCGTCGTTCGCGGACGAGGTGACCCGGGTGGCCCGGGAGGTGGGCACCGAGGGCAAGCTGGGCGGCCAGGCGCAGGTGAAGGGCGTGAGCGGCACCTGGCGGGACCTGACCGACAACGTGAACTCGATGGCGTCGAACCTGACCAGCCAGGTGCGGAACATCGCCTCGGTCACCACGGCGGTGGCGAAGGGCGACCTGGGCCAGAAGATCACCGTGGACGCCCGGGGCGAGATCCTGGAGCTGAAGTCGACGGTCAACACGATGGTGGACCAGCTGTCGTCGTTCGCCGACGAGGTGACCCGGGTGGCCCGCGAGGTGGGCACCGAGGGCAAGCTGGGCGGGCAGGCCCAGGTACGCGGCGTGGCCGGCACCTGGCGGGACCTGACCGACAACGTGAACTCGATGGCGTCGAACCTGACCGCGCAGGTGCGGAACATCGCCCAGGTGTCGACGGCCGTGGCCAAGGGCGACCTGTCGCAGAAGATCACGGTGGACGCGCAGGGCGAGATCCTGGAGCTGAAGTCGACGGTCAACACCATGGTCGACCAGCTCTCGTCGTTCGCCGACGAGGTCACGCGGGTGGCCCGCGAGGTGGGCACCGAGGGCAAGCTCGGCGGGCAGGCCCAGGTGAAGGGCGTGAGCGGCACCTGGCGCGACCTGACCGACAACGTGAACTCGATGGCCTCGAACCTGACCAGCCAGGTGCGGAACATCGCCTCGGTCACCACGGCCGTGGCCAAGGGTGACCTGGGTCAGAAGATCACGGTGGACGCGCAGGGCGAGATCCTGGAGCTGAAGAACACCGTCAACACGATGGTCGACCAGCTGTCCTCGTTCGCCGACGAGGTCACGCGGGTGGCCCGCGAAGTCGGCATCGAGGGCAAGCTCGGTGGCCAGGCCCAGGTGAAGGGGGTCAGCGGCACCTGGCGCGACCTCACCGAGAACGTCAACCAGCTCGCCTCGACCCTGACCACCCAGCTCCGCGCGATCTCGCAGGTCTCCACCTCGGTGACCCGCGGCGACCTGACCCAGCGGATCAGCGTGAAGGCGCAGGGCGAGGTCGCCGAGCTGAAGGACAACATCAACCAGATGATCGTCACCCTCCGGGAGACGACCAAGAAGAACGCCGAGCAGGGCTGGCTCGACTCGAACCTGGCCCGCATCGGCGGCCTGCTCCAGGGCCAGCGGGACCTCGGCGAGGTCTGCCGCATGATCATGATGGAGGTGACCCCGCTGGTCGACGCGCAGCTCGGCGCGTTCTTCCTGGCGGACAGCTCCGAGGGCAGCGTGCGGCTGCGGCTCACCGCCTCCTACGGCTACGTCGCGCGCGGGCACGACGTGACCTTCGGGCCCGGCGAGGGGCTGGTCGGGCAGGCCGCCCTGTCCCGGCGGACCATCCGGGTCAACACCCAGCCCGACGGGCGCCTGGTGCTCCGCTCCGGCCTGGCCGAGACACCCCCGGCCGACCTCGTGGTGCTGCCGGTCCTCTTCGAGGGCGAGCTGCTCGGCGTGATCGAGTTCGCCGGGGTCACCACCTTCTCCGACCTGCACCTGGCGTTCCTGGAGCGGCTGGTGCTCACCATCGGCGTCGCGGTCAACACCATCCAGGCCAACCGGCGTACGGAGGAGCTGCTGGCGCAGTCGCAGCGGCTGGCGCACGAGATGCAGGAGCAGTCGGCGGAACTCCAGCGCACCAACGCCGAGCTGGAGGACAAGGCGAAGCTGCTCTCCGAGCAGAAGACCAACATCGAGACGCAGAACCGGGAGATCGAGCTGGCCCGGCTCGGCCTGGAGGAGAAGGCGCAGCAGCTCACCCGGGCGTCGGCGTACAAGTCGGAGTTCCTGGCCAACATGAGCCACGAGCTGCGTACGCCGCTGAACTCGCTGCTCCTGCTGGCCCGGCTGCTCGCCGAGAACCCGGAGCAGAACCTGAGCGCCAAGCAGATCGAGTTCGCCCGGACCATCCACAGCGCCGGATCGGACCTGCTCTCGCTGATCGACGACATCCTCGACCTGTCCAAGATCGAGGCGGGCCGGATGGACGTGGAGCCGACCGAGATCCACTTCTCGGAGATCCGCGGCTACGTCGAGCAGGCGTTCGCGCCGCAGGCCGAGGAGAAGGGCCTCGACTTCCAGGTGCGGATCAGCAAGGACCTGTCGCCGGCGCTGGTCACCGACGCCCAGCGGCTCCAGCAGATCCTGCGCAACCTGCTCTCCAACGCCGTGAAGTTCACCGACAACGGCGCGGTCACCCTGCGCATCGCGCCGGCCGCCGAGAACGCCGTCTTCGACGTGCCGGCGCTGACCAACGCCCGGCAGGTCATCGCGTTCACGGTGATCGACACGGGCATCGGCATCTCGGACGACAAGCTCTCGCTGATCTTCGAGGCGTTCCAGCAGGCCGACGGCACCACGAGCCGGCGCTACGGCGGCACCGGCCTGGGCCTGTCGATCAGCCGGGACCTGGCCCGGCTGCTCGGCGGCACGATCACCGTGTCCTCCGCGCCCGGGCAGGGGTCGACGTTCACTCTCTTCGTACCCGATGTGCTGGCGCCGGACGCGGTGGTGGCGCCGGCGCCGCCCTCGCCGCAGCGCGCGGGCCTGCCGTCCTCCCTGCTCATGCCCATGGAGCTGCCGCAGCCGCAGGAGACTCCGGCCACCCGTCGGCTGGAGGGCGTGACCGTTCTGATCATCGACGACGACGTCCGGAACGTGTTCGCGCTGACCTCCGCGTTGGAACTCCACGGTATGACCGTGTTGTACTCGGACAACGGGGCGGACGGCGTCCGCCAACTGGCCGAGCATCCGGAGGTGGACATCGTGCTGATGGACGCGATGATGCCGGACCAGGACGGCTACGAGACGACCGCGCAGATCCGGCGCAACCATCGCTTCGCGGACCTGCCGATCGTGTTCCTGACCGCGAAGGCGATGCCCGGTGACCGGGAGTCGGCGATCGCGGCCGGGGGCAGCGACTACATCACCAAGCCGGTGGACCTGGACGAGCTGATCGAGCTGATGGCGTCCTGGATCGGCCGGAGCCGAGGCGAGGAGACTCCGTGA
- a CDS encoding SpoIIE family protein phosphatase has product MSAETGPAMNGGSDEHVRRVRLPADRRTPAAARALVRSVLAEADLHELLNEALLLTTELTTNAVEHARTELDIEVEADPAGLTVTVTDFASGPVDELMIGVRNTTSDITEVAERGRGLLLVDHFASRWGTTYLPTGKGVWFRLDRPHLGAAARPAETRATLADSAADGGTPSAAAMSELMQTTPDPNADDPLPEFAAGLLTRVADMVGAAGGVVRLDRGDGQGRQVLARYGRQPREGSELLRVPLAVHRPYAGELELDAAPSAYARPLAVLAAERLSLHLENDRLRRADVRRSAWLTFLAEASELLAQSLDVELTMALVPQLVVPRLGQWCAVHTSDEWGRLRLAAASHADESVLPQLHRVLQETGPDSIQARLREASRSAAQVPLSGPMEGFAVPLIARGQRLGTLAVGRHQRHRHDPDEVSVLEDVARRAALAIENARIHAERRRVAQTLQQSLLPPVLPVVEGIGFAAEYVPTGDDAEVGGDFYDVVPLSDGRWLVVVGDVSGKGVQAAAVTGLVRDVIRVLVGDGKPLPEVLGRLNETLVERGGGRYCTLALAAVGPGDGDQLDVSLHLAGHDRPVLLHGGGGAGFVGTGGTALGLLDTIATPTAEIALKPGDALIFYTDGVTERRRGRELFGTDRLREAAAPLAGYSADVVAARLRATAIAFSVEPPRDDIAVLVLRNDAL; this is encoded by the coding sequence GTGTCAGCGGAGACGGGGCCGGCGATGAACGGCGGCTCGGACGAACACGTCCGGCGGGTCCGCCTCCCCGCAGATCGGCGCACGCCCGCGGCGGCCCGGGCGCTGGTGCGGTCCGTGCTCGCCGAGGCGGACCTGCACGAGCTGCTCAACGAGGCGCTGCTGCTGACCACCGAGCTCACCACCAACGCGGTGGAGCACGCGCGCACCGAACTGGACATCGAGGTCGAAGCCGACCCGGCGGGGCTCACCGTCACGGTCACCGACTTCGCCTCCGGCCCGGTCGACGAGCTGATGATCGGCGTCCGGAACACCACCTCCGACATCACCGAGGTGGCCGAGCGCGGGCGCGGGCTGCTGCTGGTCGACCACTTCGCCAGCCGGTGGGGCACCACCTACCTGCCCACCGGGAAGGGCGTCTGGTTCCGGCTCGACCGGCCCCACCTCGGGGCGGCCGCTCGGCCGGCCGAGACCCGCGCCACACTCGCCGACAGCGCGGCGGACGGGGGAACCCCGAGCGCCGCCGCGATGAGCGAGCTGATGCAGACCACCCCCGACCCGAACGCGGACGACCCGCTGCCCGAGTTCGCCGCCGGGCTGCTCACCCGGGTCGCCGACATGGTCGGCGCGGCCGGCGGTGTGGTGCGGCTGGACCGCGGCGACGGGCAGGGCCGCCAGGTGCTCGCCCGCTACGGCCGGCAGCCCCGGGAGGGCAGCGAGCTGCTCCGCGTCCCGCTCGCCGTGCACCGCCCGTACGCCGGGGAGCTGGAGCTGGACGCGGCGCCCTCCGCGTACGCCCGGCCCCTCGCGGTGCTCGCCGCCGAACGGCTCTCCCTGCACCTGGAGAACGACCGGCTGCGCCGCGCCGACGTCCGGCGGTCGGCCTGGCTGACCTTCCTGGCCGAGGCGAGCGAGCTGCTCGCCCAGTCGCTCGACGTCGAGCTGACCATGGCGCTCGTCCCCCAGCTCGTGGTGCCCCGGCTCGGCCAGTGGTGCGCGGTGCACACCAGCGACGAGTGGGGGCGGCTGCGGCTCGCCGCGGCCAGCCACGCCGACGAGTCGGTGCTGCCGCAACTGCACCGGGTCCTTCAGGAGACCGGGCCCGACTCGATCCAGGCCCGGCTGCGGGAGGCCTCCCGCAGCGCCGCGCAGGTACCGCTGAGCGGGCCGATGGAGGGCTTCGCCGTACCCCTGATCGCCCGCGGGCAGCGGCTCGGCACCCTGGCCGTGGGCCGCCACCAGCGGCACCGGCACGACCCTGACGAGGTCTCGGTGCTGGAGGACGTGGCCCGGCGGGCCGCCCTGGCCATCGAGAACGCCCGGATCCACGCCGAGCGCCGACGCGTCGCGCAGACCCTCCAGCAGTCGCTGCTGCCGCCCGTGCTCCCGGTGGTCGAGGGCATCGGCTTCGCCGCCGAGTACGTCCCGACCGGCGACGACGCCGAGGTCGGCGGCGACTTCTACGACGTGGTGCCACTGTCGGACGGCCGGTGGCTCGTGGTGGTCGGCGACGTCTCCGGCAAGGGCGTCCAGGCGGCGGCCGTGACCGGGCTGGTCCGGGACGTGATCCGGGTGCTGGTCGGCGACGGCAAGCCGCTGCCCGAGGTGCTCGGCCGGCTCAACGAGACGCTGGTCGAGCGGGGTGGCGGCCGCTACTGCACGCTGGCGCTGGCGGCGGTCGGCCCCGGCGACGGCGACCAGCTCGACGTCTCCCTGCACCTGGCCGGGCACGACCGGCCGGTCCTGCTGCACGGCGGCGGCGGTGCGGGCTTCGTCGGCACCGGCGGCACGGCGCTCGGGCTGCTCGACACGATCGCCACCCCGACCGCCGAGATCGCCCTCAAGCCGGGCGACGCGCTGATCTTCTACACCGACGGGGTCACCGAGCGGCGGCGCGGCCGGGAACTGTTCGGCACCGACCGACTGCGCGAGGCCGCCGCGCCCCTGGCCGGCTACTCGGCCGACGTGGTCGCCGCCCGCCTCCGCGCCACAGCCATCGCCTTCTCCGTCGAACCCCCCAGAGACGACATAGCAGTCCTGGTCCTCCGCAACGACGCCCTGTAA
- a CDS encoding FAD-binding oxidoreductase, giving the protein MAAAARSTDRPGALEITRKLAEICGAPFARFAGPADEVAGRTARWVAVPGGPHAAAEVLRLAAAHDLTVVPRGAGTKIDWGAAPAQVDIMLDTGRLAGVWHEPQASAVAEIGAGTPLRAVQATLGRTGRRLPVDAPSPGATLGGVLAADESGPLRHRHGSPCAQLVGVRYLDADGELVSVGEPGTALLGRAGPARGGAAALFGAAEVPGLDVARLLCGSQGGLGVLVSATMRVQAVPAGRVWVSRPVWTPLEVHDLVRAVLAARLDPAAVELDLPVHVALPRRRIPASHPSVANRPDHPAVTGRPGRPAAAGSLVVLLEGGPADVAERADRLAALLGPEAVVNHAAPEWWGRYPFAPGDTALRIEVPINDLHAAVYALRDAAGTPVPVRGSAGIGAVHAALPGSLPPERVASILAAVRGVLLARQGRCVVVSAPTPVRRAVDLWGELPILPRLRTAKAHLDPHHRLSPGRLPGGL; this is encoded by the coding sequence ATGGCGGCTGCAGCGCGTTCCACCGACCGACCCGGAGCCCTCGAGATCACCCGGAAGCTGGCGGAGATCTGCGGCGCGCCGTTCGCCCGGTTCGCCGGCCCGGCCGACGAGGTGGCCGGCCGGACGGCCCGCTGGGTGGCGGTGCCGGGCGGCCCGCACGCCGCGGCCGAGGTGCTCCGGCTGGCCGCGGCGCACGACCTGACCGTGGTGCCCCGCGGCGCCGGCACGAAGATCGACTGGGGCGCCGCGCCGGCGCAGGTCGACATCATGCTCGACACCGGCCGGCTGGCCGGGGTGTGGCACGAGCCGCAGGCTTCCGCGGTGGCCGAGATCGGCGCCGGCACCCCGCTGCGGGCCGTCCAGGCCACCCTGGGGCGCACCGGCCGGCGCCTCCCGGTCGACGCGCCCTCCCCCGGGGCGACCCTCGGCGGGGTGCTGGCCGCCGACGAGTCCGGCCCGCTGCGCCACCGGCACGGCAGCCCGTGCGCCCAGCTCGTCGGGGTGCGCTACCTCGACGCCGACGGCGAACTGGTCAGCGTGGGGGAGCCGGGCACCGCGCTGCTCGGCCGGGCCGGGCCGGCGCGGGGTGGCGCGGCGGCGCTGTTCGGCGCGGCCGAGGTGCCGGGGCTCGACGTGGCCCGGCTGCTCTGCGGCTCGCAGGGCGGCCTCGGGGTGCTGGTCTCGGCCACCATGCGGGTGCAGGCCGTGCCGGCCGGCCGGGTCTGGGTGTCCCGTCCCGTGTGGACCCCGCTGGAGGTGCACGACCTGGTCCGGGCGGTGCTCGCCGCCCGGCTCGACCCGGCGGCCGTCGAGTTGGACCTGCCGGTGCACGTGGCGCTGCCGCGCCGGCGAATCCCCGCCTCCCACCCGTCCGTGGCCAACCGGCCCGACCACCCGGCGGTGACCGGGCGCCCGGGGCGGCCGGCCGCCGCGGGCAGCCTCGTGGTGCTCCTGGAAGGCGGCCCCGCCGACGTGGCGGAACGCGCCGACCGGCTCGCCGCGCTGCTCGGCCCCGAGGCCGTGGTCAACCACGCCGCCCCCGAGTGGTGGGGCCGCTACCCGTTCGCCCCGGGCGACACCGCCCTGCGGATCGAGGTGCCGATCAACGACCTGCACGCCGCCGTCTACGCGCTGCGCGACGCGGCCGGCACGCCGGTGCCGGTCCGCGGCTCGGCCGGGATCGGCGCCGTGCACGCCGCGCTGCCCGGGTCGCTGCCGCCCGAGCGGGTGGCCTCGATCCTCGCCGCCGTCCGGGGCGTGCTCCTCGCCCGCCAGGGCCGCTGCGTGGTGGTCTCCGCTCCCACACCGGTCCGCCGCGCCGTCGACCTCTGGGGCGAGCTGCCCATCCTGCCCCGCCTCCGCACGGCCAAGGCGCACCTGGACCCCCACCACCGCCTGTCCCCCGGCCGCCTCCCGGGCGGCCTGTAA